A region of Kribbella sp. NBC_01245 DNA encodes the following proteins:
- a CDS encoding potassium channel family protein, protein MMRFGPPDEASEARWERLAEWPLTILAVLFLVAYAWPILVPDLSPGLVALCQTVTWVAWSLFAFDYIARLLLSASRLRFVATNLVDLAVIALPVLRPLRLLRLLTLLNVMNRYAGSSLRGRVAVYVAGSSVLLVFIAALAVLDAERGRDGATIQNFGDALWWALTTVTTVGYGDRYPVTAAGRVIAAGLMLAGIALLGVVTASLASWLVQRVAEVEEEGHAITRADLAALSAEVASLRAELIAARQAQSAAQSAERPEDVERG, encoded by the coding sequence ATGATGCGATTCGGCCCACCAGACGAAGCCTCAGAGGCCCGGTGGGAGCGGCTGGCCGAGTGGCCGTTGACCATCCTGGCGGTGCTGTTCCTCGTTGCCTATGCCTGGCCGATCCTGGTCCCGGATCTCTCACCTGGGCTCGTCGCACTTTGCCAAACGGTCACTTGGGTCGCGTGGTCCTTGTTCGCGTTCGACTACATCGCTCGGCTTCTGCTGTCAGCGTCGAGGCTCAGGTTCGTAGCCACGAACCTGGTTGACCTGGCGGTGATCGCGCTGCCGGTGCTTAGACCGCTCCGGCTGCTTCGGCTGCTGACACTGCTTAACGTGATGAACAGGTACGCCGGAAGCAGTCTGCGTGGACGAGTCGCCGTGTACGTGGCCGGCTCGTCGGTCTTGCTGGTCTTCATTGCGGCATTGGCCGTGCTCGATGCGGAGCGGGGAAGAGACGGCGCGACGATCCAGAACTTCGGGGATGCGCTCTGGTGGGCCTTAACGACGGTGACCACGGTGGGATATGGCGACCGCTATCCGGTGACCGCTGCTGGGAGAGTGATCGCGGCTGGGCTGATGCTGGCCGGGATCGCCCTCCTCGGTGTGGTGACCGCCTCCCTCGCATCCTGGCTGGTACAGCGGGTCGCCGAGGTCGAGGAAGAGGGCCACGCCATCACTAGGGCAGACCTGGCGGCACTCAGCGCCGAGGTTGCGTCCCTTCGTGCGGAGTTGATCGCCGCACGGCAGGCCCAATCGGCCGCTCAGAGCGCCGAGCGGCCGGAGGACGTCGAAAGGGGTTAG